In the Streptomyces sp. 840.1 genome, one interval contains:
- a CDS encoding cupin domain-containing protein, with protein MTMNRPRIVDLSETQPNTRRGGDLRALLTPTAVGATSGFMGLAIIQPGDRIAEHYHPYSEEFVYVVNGLLEVDLDDEPYAMRPDQGLLIPLNVRHRFRNVGDTEVRMVFHLGPLAPRPELGHVDTEQTEAPEQGAPPERTEAAS; from the coding sequence ATGACCATGAACCGGCCACGCATCGTGGACCTCAGCGAGACCCAGCCCAACACCAGGCGCGGAGGAGACCTGCGCGCCCTGCTCACCCCGACGGCCGTGGGCGCCACCAGCGGCTTCATGGGGCTGGCCATCATCCAGCCCGGCGACCGCATCGCGGAGCACTACCACCCGTACTCGGAGGAGTTCGTGTACGTGGTGAACGGGCTCCTGGAGGTCGACCTGGACGACGAGCCGTACGCGATGCGGCCCGACCAGGGGTTGCTGATCCCGCTGAACGTCCGCCACCGCTTCCGCAACGTCGGTGACACCGAGGTCCGCATGGTCTTCCACCTCGGCCCCCTCGCGCCCCGCCCGGAGCTCGGACACGTCGACACCGAGCAGACCGAAGCCCCCGAGCAGGGCGCGCCGCCAGAACGAACCGAGGCCGCTTCATGA